TCGGCACTGCGGGCGGCATCGTCATGCTGGCGCTCGCCCTGCCGGCTTTCCGGGAGACGGAAGACGACTGGCTCAAGACCCAGGATCTCGCCGTCACCTTCCTCGACCGCTACGGCCAGGAGGTCGGGCGGCGGGGCCTTCACCTCGACGATTCCTACAAGCTCGAGGATTTCCCGGACTACATGATCAAGGCCGCGCTGGCGACGGAAGACCGGCGCTTCTACGATCACTGGGGCATCGACCCGATCGGCACCATGCGCGCCCTCATGGTCAACACCCAGGGCGGCGGCGTCGTGCAGGGCGGTTCCTCCATCACCCAGCAGCTGGCCAAGAACCTCTTCCTGACCAACGAGAGGTCCCTGGAGCGCAAGATCAAGGAAGCGTTCCTGGCGGTCTGGCTCGAATTCCACCTGACCAAGGATGAGATCCTCAAGCTCTATCTCGACCGCGCCTATATGGGCGGCGGCGCCCACGGCGTCGTGGCGGCGGCGGATTACTATTTCGGCAAGCCGGCCAAGGAATTGACCCTGGCCGAATCCGCCATGCTGGCCGGCCTGTTCAAGGCTCCGACCAAATATGCCCCGCACGTGAACCTGCCGGCGGCCCGCGCCCGGGCGAACGAGGTCCTGCGCAACATGGTCGAGGCCGGCTTCCTGACGGAAGGCCAGATCCAGACGGCCCGGCGCAATCCGGCGACCCCGGTCAACCGGCAGCGCGAGACCACGCCGGATTTCTATCTCGACTGGGCCTTCGAACAGGTGAAGGCGCTCGCGTCCGAGAAGAAGTTCGGCCACGAGCGGGTGCTGATCGTGAAGACCCCGCTCGACACGGCGCTCCAGCGGCATACGGAAGAGACGCTGGAGAACATGCTTCGCCAGCACGGCCGCCAGTACAAAGCCGGCCAAGGCGCCATCGTCGTCATGGACGTGGACGGCGCCGTCCGCACCATCGTCGGCGGGCGGGATTACGGGCAGAGCCAGTTCAACCGTGCCACGGCGGGATTGCGCCAGCCAGGCTCGTCCTTCAAGCCCTTCGTCTATGCCGCGGCCCTGACGACCAATCCGAAGCTGCGGCCCAATTCGACGGTCGTCGACCGGCCGATCTGCCTCGGCAACTGGTGCCCGCAGAACTATGGCCGCTCATTCGCCGGCGCCATGCCGCTGGTCTCGGCCCTAGCCCGCTCCATCAACTCGATCCCGGTCCAGATGTCCGTCGAGATCGGGAAGGGCAACGCCAAGGCGGGCCGCGCCGTGATCGTCGATACGGCCAAGCGCATGGGCCTCACCCACCCGCTGACGGATTCGAGCTCGCTCCCCATCGGCGCCGCCGAGGTCACGCCGATCGACATGGCGGCCTCGTACGCGGTCTTCGCCAATGGCGGCAAGCGCGCCGATCCCTATGCCGCCTGGGAGGTCCGCAACTCTTCGGGCGAGGTCATCTACCGGCACGACCGGGACACGCCGCCCAAGCAGGTGCTCGACACCCGGGTCGTCAACGACATGAATTTCATGCTCAACAAGGTGGTCGAGGAAGGCACCGGCAAGCGGGCCGCGCTCGAAGGCATCCCGGCCGCCGGAAAGACCGGCACCACCAACGGCTACAAGGATGCCTGGTTCGTGGGCTATACGGGCAATCTCGTCGCCAGCGTCTGGTACGGCAATGACGATTCCCGCCCCATGAACGAGATGACCGGCGGCACGCTTCCGGCAATGACATGGCACGAGGTGATGGGCCTCGCCCATCAGAACCTGGAGATCCGCCCCATCCCCGGCGCGAGCCCGGCCAACGCCTTCCGCGTCGCCTCCTCGAAGGGCCAGGCGGCGGATCAGGCCCAGGCTCCGGCTCAGTCCTTCCTGGCCGGCACACTCTCCCGCAAGTCCTACGAGGTCCTTGGCGGAATCGGGACCCTGTTCCAGTCGGTCGACCGTTCGGTGACGACGGGCAAGGCGCCGGAGGCCCCGGGCGGCTCCGCCGCCGTGGACGGCCGCCGCCAAGTAGCGATGCCCTAACGAATGCACACAGAGGCTCCCTTGACGAACGCTCCGGCGGCCGCTTCGATGCGCGCCCCATCGACCCCGATATCGCCCGTGAACGTCAGACGCGTCCCGACAGCCCTCCTCATCGTCTATGCGCTTCTTCTGGCGCTGGGGCTCGGCTTGGGTTCCGCCTATTGGGCCATCAACGGCGACCCGCCCTTCGGGAGCCTGCGTCTTGGACCGTGGCAGGCATGGCCCAAGCTCGGCTCGCCGGAGGCGGATCCGTACATGCGGGCCATCCTCGCCCGGCGCGGCGATGTTCCGTTGGCGACGGGCGAAGGGCTGGGCTTCACCGCCCGGACCGACAGCGAAGGCAGGCCGCTCGATTCCGCCTGCACCTATACCATCGGCGCGGTTGCCCCGACCGCTCGGCTCTGGACCCTGACTCTTTACGACGGCGACGGGCGCCTGCCCATTACCGAGCTTGGACGCAGAAACTTCACCTCGGCGGAGGTGATCCGGGATTCTCAGGACCGTTTCACCATCGCCCTGTCCCGTACGCTGCAGCCGGGCAACTGGATCCAGCTTCCCCCCTCGGGCCCCTTCGTGGCGGCGCTTCGTCTCTACGACCCTCCGGGAGCCGCCGGCGCCAATCTCGATGAAGTCGACTTTCCCGTCATTCAGCGCCTGGGATGCGGAACATGAGAGGCTTTCCTCGCTTTCTGGTCGCCACCTTCTGCGGCATCGTGATAGCCGCGGGGGTTCATATCGTGGCGATCCTCGCGAGCCCCTACCTTGCGGACCGGGACGCGTTCGAGAAGGTCCAGACGACCCTGACCGCCGACAAGGCGCAGATCATCAGCGCGCCGGGCGGTGAGAATACCTGGCTTCCGCGACCGGACCCCGCCATCGCCGTGGCGACCTGCGCCTTCGATCTGCGCAACGGTCCCATGCGCGTCGCGGCTCAGACCGGGTCGCTCCCGCTGTCCTTCTCGTTTCACAAGGAGTCGGGAGGGGTGTTCTTCGCCGTCACGGACCGTGCCGCCGTACGGGGTGAGCTCGAGATCGTCACCCTGACGGCCCGCCAGCTCGACGAGGCCCGAGCCGCCGAGGATGAAAACGATCCCTCGCGGGATGTGAGGATCGTCTCCCCCGAGCGGCAGGGCTTCGTGATCGTGCGCGTCGCGGCTCCCAGCCCGAGCCTGCGGCCCCAGGCGGAGGAAGCAGCAAAGGCCGTCTCCTGCACGGCCGAACAGGATCCCTGACATCATGCCCTGGCGCCCTATGATGCCGGAGGACCTGGCCCAGGTGCAGGTTCTCGCGGACACGATCCACGTCGACCATCCGGAAGATCTCGAAGTGCTGGCCGAGCGTCGGCGCCTCTACCCGCAGGGCTGCCTCATGCTTGTCGAGGACGCGCGCGCGATCGGCTATGCGCTCACCCATCCCTGGCGCCTGGGAGAGCCGCCGCCACTGAACGAGCCGTTGGGCAAACTCCCTGAGGCGCCGACCACCTTCTACATCCACGACGTCGCCCTTCTCCCGGTTGCGCGCGGCAAGGGGTATGCGGTGCAGGCTGCGAACAGGCTGATCGAACACGCCCGCGCAGCGGGCTTCGACAATCTGTCGCTCGTCGCCGTCAACAGGTCTCAGGCATTCTGGGAGAGGGTCGGCTTTCGTGTTCTGGCCCGACCGGGCTTGGAAACGAAGCTTGCGAGCTACGGGCCGGACGCGGTGCTCATGGTGCACGATCTGGCGAGCCCGATCCATGACGCCTAACGGCGTCTCATCGTCATGAAAACAGATTCGGGACTAAGAGCGGCGACGGCCGGGGCTGTTGGACGCCAGCGGGCGGGAAGGTCCCGGATTGGGAGAAGGCCTCTCGTAACGGACGCCTGTGAACAACAGGATCTCGCCCCGAGGCTCATCGGCCGCCAGGATCGGGCGCTGCGGACGCTCCGTGTTATCCGGAAAAGGAACCACCACTCCCGGCGATCTGGTCCAGATGTCTCGCATGTCGCCCTCCTCTATCCTGACATTGCTGCCTCTACGCCTGACTCACAAAAAGAGATCCATGGTTAACAGTTCGTTGCCGACGGGATGTGCGGATCAGAAAAACCCCCGCCCTGACAAGAAAACAACACTCGCTGCTGCGCTTCGGTTCCTCAGGTGAAACCCTTATTTCCCGGGCCGTCCAGGCCGTTAAAGGTGCGCTAAGGAGCAACTCCTAACCTAAGGTCAATTGCGGTGAAGCGAGTTCGAGCATGGCGTCGTCTGCACATCCGGACCTTTGGTCGGACCTGTCGGGTTTCGGATCGTCGGACGGCTCGTCCGATGCGCGCGCGGCTCTCCTGAAAGTCAACGCGGAGATGTTCGTCGCGGCGGCGGCGCGAGACCGAGAGAGCATCGAAACCTTCGAGACCCTCGTCCTCGGCTTCCTGCCGAAGACCGACGCCGCGACCCGTCTCGAACTGGCCCGCATCCTGGCACCCTGCCCGGACACGCCGGCATCGGTTCTGGATTATCTGGCGCGGCATTCACCCGGCGCCGTCGATATCCCTCGTCATCATCACCCCGTTTCGCCTTCTTTCCGCGCAAAGAGGCTTGCCACGCCGGAAGGTCGCCTCGCCCTTGCGGCACAGCCGAACATCGATCCGGAAACGACCCACGGGCTCCTGGTCCTGAGAGAGAATGCCGTCGAGGATGTGCTCGCGGCCAATTCTGCCGTTCTTCCCGACACCGCAGCTTTCGCGGAACTGCTGCGGCGATCCCATCGGCGCCCGACCCTCGCCGCCCTTCTTCTCGACCGCGCCGACCTCCCGACCACCGCTCAGGCGTCTCTTTACCTGGCAGCGTCCGGGGAGCGCCGCGAAGCGATCCGGGAGCGTGTCGCGGCCTCCCTGGCCCATCGGCGCGTCAGCCTGTCGTTCGCGCTGGCCGAACAGGATCTCGCCGATATTTCGGCCGCGAGCCTCAAGGGCGACGACCGCAGGATGGAATCGATCCTGACCGCTCTCTTCGGCTTCCCTGCGTCCACGGAGTGGCGCCTGCTCGAGATCGGGCGTCACCGCCTGCTTGCCCTCGCGCTGAACGTCCTGGGAGTTCCACGGAGGGATGCGGTCAGGATCTTCCTCAACCTGCACCCTGCCCTGTCGTACCCGCTCTCCGCCATCAGGACATTGGTGCGGGAAATGCAGGATGTTCCGGGCCCAGTCGCCCTCGCGCTCATCGAATGCATTCTGGACGTCAAGACCCTGTCGGGAGAGGCACTCGCCTAATGAGCGGCTCAGTCCTCGGACGCGAGATCGAGGAAGTGCCTTCCTGCCCTGTCGTCGACCTCCACGAGCCACAGGTCCGAGTCGAAGCGCAGTTCGCGCGTCATCCGCTCCTCCACGTCGAGGGGCATGACGTCCTTCAGGATCGGCGAGAAGAGACGCTCGCCGCTCTCGTCGAGGAAGAGCTGCGGTGCAGGACCGTAGAGGCTCGCGGTGCCGTCGAGTCGATCCACCTTGACGAACACCGCGCCGGCTTCGGCGGCGCCGCGCTTGCGCAAGGCAGCATCGACCCCCTCCACCGAACAGCGGCGCAGGTAGGCCGAAACCCAGAAGTCGGAACGAAGCCGGGACATTATGGGACCGCGATTCCGGATGCGGCTGAGAGTTCGCGGATCGTCCGAGCGTTCAACTCTCCGGTGACGGGCAGATGCCGGTCCTGCTCGAACCGCTCGATGGCCTGCCGGGTGCCCGAACCCATCAACCCGTCCACCTTCACGTTGTAGCCCAACCGCGCAAGCGCGCGCTGTCCCGCCAGAACCGTATCGCCCTGGTCCGTACGGCCCACATTGGCGGGCGGCACCGGCACGGGGCCGCCCATGCGGATCATGTCCGCGATCGGATCGCGACTGGCACTCCTTGCCGGCGGGGAGGCCGGCAAGGCGGCGGCACTCGTCAGTGGTGGGCGGGGAGCCGGCACAGCGGCCGGGACAGGCTGTCCTCCGTTGCGGATCATTTCGGCGATCGGGCTTCGCGCCGGGGTCTTGGGCGTGGCGACGGATGGCGCCGCCGCCTCCAGGGTTGCATGAGCGGCAGCCTCATGGGGCGGCGGGGCCGACGCCACCTCCTCGACGGACTGGGCTCCTGGACGCGCGGGCGGCAGCGGCTGGCGCGCTTCGCCCTCGGCCTTGGGCTCCGGGGCAAGCACGATCTCGCGCGTGTTGAAGAGCGGCGCCGGATGGCGGCTGCTTTGCAGCGCCAGCGCATTCCAGGCAATCGCGCCGCCGCACCCGGTCAGGAACAGGGCCGCGAGGATCTGGCGCGGATGGCTGAAGACGAACAAGATCGCCCTCTCGCCGAAGCCCGGCCTGCGCGGCGGCTTGACGGCGCGCTTCTGCGTCTGTCGTGCCGGAGCCTTCCGGCGCACGACCGCCGGAAGGTCGAGATCGTCATCGGGATGGTCGACAAAAGCTTCACGCAAGGGAGTCGTTTCCGTCTTCGAAGGATGATGTCGTTGTGGTCCGCCCAGGCAGCAAGACAAGACGGCAAGGCACCGTTTCTTGTCCTTCTGAGGGCAAAGCCTGACAGACCCGGTTTAAGCGAAACCTAATTGCTTCGGGCTGATCGGAGAAACGGCTCCGCGAGAGCGCCGCTCAGGCGCCGAGGCGTCGAGTGTTCCAAAATTTCTCTTTGCTTTTCATGCGTTTAATACGGCCTCCCGGCATCAAGGTTTTGTTCATCCTGTTTCCATCTTTCTCAAACACGTCCTACGCGCGGCATACCGGGTACGTTATGGTGCTGCGTCATCCCTTGGTTTTAAGCCGTCGACCGCTTCATGTTCTCGATCCTCCGTTTCATCCTCATCGTCGGCACGATTTTCTATTTCTCGCCGGTGCGACAGCAGGGCGAGGGGACGGCGGCCGTCGAGGCTCTGCTCACGCCGAAGAAGACCGAACCGGCGACGGGTCAGGCGCCTGGGATGGACAACGCAGGCCATCTCGAATCCATCTGGAAAGCGCTGCCCGACAGCGCCAAGCAGGCCGTCGTCGACAAAGTTCTCAGCACGTCCGGTTTTCCCGTCGCCGGCTCCGCAAAACCTTCGGACACCCTGCGGCCCGAGGACCGTGAACCCGCTGCGTCCAGGCCCCGCACATAAATCCGGCCCTTTCCGTCGCCAAACCGCGTGACGATAGCTATATGACGGGCAGACAACCCGGGTTTGCCATGCTGCCGACAATCGACGAAATCGTCTCCAATTTCGAACTGCTCGACGAGTGGGAGGAGCGCTACCGCTACATCATCGAGCTCGGCCGTCTCATGGAGCCCTTGCCGCAAGAGGCCTATAACGACCTCAACAAGGTTCAGGGCTGCGCCAGCCAG
This region of Microvirga mediterraneensis genomic DNA includes:
- a CDS encoding transglycosylase domain-containing protein: MTRIKRGALWFDAWLNSTLYQSGRGLGSAWGWYSEKMKCLRFRGPLRGILDLTSEATTLGTAGGIVMLALALPAFRETEDDWLKTQDLAVTFLDRYGQEVGRRGLHLDDSYKLEDFPDYMIKAALATEDRRFYDHWGIDPIGTMRALMVNTQGGGVVQGGSSITQQLAKNLFLTNERSLERKIKEAFLAVWLEFHLTKDEILKLYLDRAYMGGGAHGVVAAADYYFGKPAKELTLAESAMLAGLFKAPTKYAPHVNLPAARARANEVLRNMVEAGFLTEGQIQTARRNPATPVNRQRETTPDFYLDWAFEQVKALASEKKFGHERVLIVKTPLDTALQRHTEETLENMLRQHGRQYKAGQGAIVVMDVDGAVRTIVGGRDYGQSQFNRATAGLRQPGSSFKPFVYAAALTTNPKLRPNSTVVDRPICLGNWCPQNYGRSFAGAMPLVSALARSINSIPVQMSVEIGKGNAKAGRAVIVDTAKRMGLTHPLTDSSSLPIGAAEVTPIDMAASYAVFANGGKRADPYAAWEVRNSSGEVIYRHDRDTPPKQVLDTRVVNDMNFMLNKVVEEGTGKRAALEGIPAAGKTGTTNGYKDAWFVGYTGNLVASVWYGNDDSRPMNEMTGGTLPAMTWHEVMGLAHQNLEIRPIPGASPANAFRVASSKGQAADQAQAPAQSFLAGTLSRKSYEVLGGIGTLFQSVDRSVTTGKAPEAPGGSAAVDGRRQVAMP
- a CDS encoding DUF1214 domain-containing protein; translated protein: MNVRRVPTALLIVYALLLALGLGLGSAYWAINGDPPFGSLRLGPWQAWPKLGSPEADPYMRAILARRGDVPLATGEGLGFTARTDSEGRPLDSACTYTIGAVAPTARLWTLTLYDGDGRLPITELGRRNFTSAEVIRDSQDRFTIALSRTLQPGNWIQLPPSGPFVAALRLYDPPGAAGANLDEVDFPVIQRLGCGT
- a CDS encoding DUF1254 domain-containing protein translates to MRGFPRFLVATFCGIVIAAGVHIVAILASPYLADRDAFEKVQTTLTADKAQIISAPGGENTWLPRPDPAIAVATCAFDLRNGPMRVAAQTGSLPLSFSFHKESGGVFFAVTDRAAVRGELEIVTLTARQLDEARAAEDENDPSRDVRIVSPERQGFVIVRVAAPSPSLRPQAEEAAKAVSCTAEQDP
- a CDS encoding GNAT family N-acetyltransferase, which codes for MPWRPMMPEDLAQVQVLADTIHVDHPEDLEVLAERRRLYPQGCLMLVEDARAIGYALTHPWRLGEPPPLNEPLGKLPEAPTTFYIHDVALLPVARGKGYAVQAANRLIEHARAAGFDNLSLVAVNRSQAFWERVGFRVLARPGLETKLASYGPDAVLMVHDLASPIHDA
- a CDS encoding DUF1491 family protein, producing the protein MSRLRSDFWVSAYLRRCSVEGVDAALRKRGAAEAGAVFVKVDRLDGTASLYGPAPQLFLDESGERLFSPILKDVMPLDVEERMTRELRFDSDLWLVEVDDRAGRHFLDLASED
- a CDS encoding peptidoglycan-binding domain-containing protein, whose protein sequence is MREAFVDHPDDDLDLPAVVRRKAPARQTQKRAVKPPRRPGFGERAILFVFSHPRQILAALFLTGCGGAIAWNALALQSSRHPAPLFNTREIVLAPEPKAEGEARQPLPPARPGAQSVEEVASAPPPHEAAAHATLEAAAPSVATPKTPARSPIAEMIRNGGQPVPAAVPAPRPPLTSAAALPASPPARSASRDPIADMIRMGGPVPVPPANVGRTDQGDTVLAGQRALARLGYNVKVDGLMGSGTRQAIERFEQDRHLPVTGELNARTIRELSAASGIAVP